The following are encoded in a window of Candidatus Margulisiibacteriota bacterium genomic DNA:
- a CDS encoding 4Fe-4S dicluster domain-containing protein: MKYALVKKTDLEKWIRHLQKKARFYAPKKKENLYVFRPIKDVSEICLDYIPTILPPKKYYFPQKEKLAKFDTKTLKEERDLKEPEEFILFAVHTCDIAGIQCMDAVFREQPADPYYLSRKDRMTIIGFECMKYCDSHASCASMGNHLPRGGYDLMLTDIGDSYIIHVNSEKGEALIKGLSYIKKADSSNMKALDSAREEKNRVFKEELDAPVSKVYEAFDKGFNAKVWEDTGRRCVGCGNCTSVCPTCYCFNVEDELSLDLGSGTRYRIWDSCQMEDFAKVAGGHDFRKGRDLRQRHRYYRKFKYPADKFNRYFCTGCGRCTRACMAGIDLKETVNALLKEVA; encoded by the coding sequence ATGAAATACGCGTTGGTCAAAAAAACGGACCTTGAAAAATGGATCCGCCACCTTCAGAAAAAGGCCCGCTTTTATGCCCCCAAAAAGAAAGAAAATCTCTATGTTTTCAGACCCATAAAGGATGTGAGCGAGATCTGCCTGGACTATATCCCTACGATCCTTCCGCCAAAAAAGTATTATTTTCCGCAGAAAGAGAAGCTGGCAAAGTTCGACACAAAGACCCTTAAGGAAGAAAGGGACCTCAAGGAACCCGAAGAGTTCATCCTTTTCGCGGTACACACCTGCGACATAGCCGGCATACAGTGCATGGATGCCGTTTTTAGGGAGCAGCCGGCCGACCCGTATTACCTTAGCAGAAAAGACAGGATGACCATCATAGGCTTCGAGTGCATGAAATACTGCGACAGCCACGCCTCATGCGCCTCTATGGGCAATCATCTGCCAAGGGGCGGTTACGATCTGATGCTTACTGATATAGGGGACAGCTACATTATCCATGTTAATTCCGAAAAGGGGGAAGCTCTTATAAAAGGACTCTCCTATATCAAGAAGGCAGATAGCTCAAACATGAAAGCGCTGGACAGCGCCAGAGAAGAAAAGAACCGGGTCTTCAAAGAGGAATTGGACGCTCCCGTCTCCAAAGTGTATGAGGCCTTTGATAAAGGTTTTAACGCCAAGGTATGGGAGGATACTGGGAGAAGATGCGTGGGCTGCGGCAATTGCACTTCGGTCTGCCCTACCTGCTACTGCTTTAATGTCGAGGACGAATTGTCGCTTGACCTTGGCAGCGGCACAAGGTACAGGATCTGGGATTCCTGCCAAATGGAGGATTTTGCAAAAGTCGCCGGGGGCCATGATTTTAGAAAAGGCCGCGACTTAAGGCAAAGACACAGATATTATAGAAAATTTAAATACCCTGCGGACAAATTCAACAGGTATTTCTGCACGGGCTGCGGAAGATGCACCAGGGCCTGCATGGCCGGTATCGACCTTAAAGAGACCGTGAACGCGCTGCTGAAAGAGGTTGCGTGA
- a CDS encoding hydrogenase/urease maturation nickel metallochaperone HypA, translating to MHEAHLFQNLIRYLEEEEKASDKKIRKISVNLSRFSGLSREHFLSHFEQAALNSGGKDIEIDFKEVPYGPEFEITELEYA from the coding sequence ATGCACGAGGCGCACTTGTTCCAAAATTTGATAAGGTACCTTGAGGAAGAAGAAAAAGCTTCGGACAAGAAGATCAGAAAGATATCCGTTAACCTTTCCAGATTTTCCGGCTTGAGCAGGGAACACTTTTTGTCCCATTTTGAGCAGGCCGCCCTAAATTCGGGAGGCAAAGACATAGAGATAGATTTTAAAGAAGTCCCCTATGGCCCTGAATTTGAGATAACCGAACTGGAATACGCATGA
- a CDS encoding sodium-translocating pyrophosphatase, with protein MSEASIVLPALRPLESGLLWLVLASALVALLYGAYMAWKVLRAPQGSKEMIEVAKAIQEGSAAYLTRQFKVMGIFIALITVGLYFMYVPVFPDNPVLPFGIAIAFLLGAFASAGAGFVGMNLAVRANVRVANAALTSFKKALEVAFEAGTVSGMFTVGLGLLGATLIFLIFKQDAMKVLVGFGFGGCLVALFMRIGGGIYTKAADVGADLVGKVEKNIPEDDPRNAAVIADNVGDNVGDCAGMAADVFESYEVTLVAALILGAATLADKGFQALFGGMAALMALKLVMYPLLVRAVGVFASIIGTWSVRGKDTEEIGDPMKPINFGFWVASITSIIGFVAICYLYLNYPIPGAEWWRFALATFVGIVLAVVIEMLTNYFTHTENNPIKETVESAKSGPATLILSGFALAQESSVWSIVAISATIFASMAIFGGNMALSAYGVALAGLGLLTTTGFILAMDTYGPIADNANGIFEMSGTYRGQGSKAEKIVSKLDAVGNTTKALTKGFAIATAVIAAIALFRSFVEEGGLLETGIQLNMSDVFIGLLIGGAVTFLFSSFLIKAVGRAAQMVVEEVRRQFREIPGIMEKKNKPEYFKCVDIVTSAAQKELIGPALLAIFTPIAVGFALGTAALGGFLAGAILVGQLLAVLLANSGGIWDNAKKAIEMGMLGGKGSDAHKAAVIGDTVGDPFKDTAGPALNPLIKVMNLVALLIVPLIFHGVSPAVKTVIITVSVLLVILAVYMNKRGNAKKQL; from the coding sequence ATGTCAGAAGCATCCATAGTTCTGCCCGCTCTGCGTCCGCTTGAATCCGGTCTTCTTTGGCTGGTGCTCGCTTCCGCGCTTGTTGCCCTGTTGTACGGAGCTTACATGGCCTGGAAGGTCCTCCGGGCGCCCCAAGGCTCTAAGGAAATGATCGAGGTGGCAAAAGCCATACAGGAAGGCTCTGCCGCTTATCTTACAAGGCAGTTCAAAGTGATGGGCATATTCATAGCGCTTATCACTGTGGGACTGTATTTCATGTATGTCCCCGTATTTCCTGATAACCCCGTGCTTCCCTTTGGCATAGCCATTGCCTTCCTTTTGGGGGCTTTTGCTTCGGCCGGGGCTGGCTTTGTGGGAATGAACCTTGCGGTAAGGGCAAATGTCAGAGTGGCAAATGCCGCTCTTACCAGCTTTAAGAAAGCCCTTGAGGTCGCTTTTGAGGCCGGTACCGTATCGGGCATGTTCACCGTGGGGCTTGGGCTGCTCGGCGCCACGCTCATATTCCTGATCTTTAAACAGGATGCCATGAAGGTCCTGGTTGGTTTTGGTTTTGGCGGATGCCTTGTTGCGCTGTTCATGAGGATAGGCGGCGGCATTTACACCAAAGCGGCTGATGTCGGCGCGGACCTGGTAGGAAAAGTGGAAAAGAACATACCGGAGGACGATCCCAGGAACGCGGCGGTCATAGCCGACAATGTCGGGGACAATGTCGGGGACTGCGCCGGAATGGCAGCGGATGTTTTTGAAAGCTACGAGGTGACCCTTGTCGCTGCCCTTATATTGGGAGCGGCAACGCTTGCGGACAAAGGCTTTCAGGCGCTTTTTGGCGGAATGGCAGCCCTTATGGCGCTGAAGCTTGTCATGTACCCGCTTCTTGTCAGAGCAGTCGGAGTGTTCGCTTCCATCATAGGCACATGGTCCGTCAGAGGCAAAGACACAGAAGAGATCGGGGACCCGATGAAGCCGATCAATTTTGGTTTTTGGGTAGCCTCTATAACTTCGATAATCGGTTTTGTCGCTATCTGTTATCTCTATCTTAACTATCCGATACCGGGCGCAGAATGGTGGAGGTTTGCTCTTGCCACCTTTGTCGGAATAGTGCTGGCAGTGGTAATAGAGATGCTGACCAATTATTTTACCCACACAGAGAACAATCCCATTAAAGAGACCGTTGAGTCCGCCAAGTCCGGGCCGGCAACATTGATCCTTTCCGGTTTTGCTCTGGCGCAGGAATCCTCGGTCTGGTCTATTGTCGCAATATCAGCCACCATTTTTGCCTCCATGGCCATCTTCGGGGGCAATATGGCACTGTCGGCGTACGGGGTCGCCCTTGCGGGACTGGGACTGTTGACAACGACCGGTTTTATCCTGGCAATGGACACTTACGGGCCGATCGCCGACAACGCTAACGGGATCTTTGAAATGTCCGGTACTTACAGAGGCCAGGGAAGCAAGGCCGAAAAGATCGTCTCCAAACTTGATGCCGTTGGCAACACCACAAAGGCTCTTACCAAAGGTTTTGCGATAGCGACCGCTGTCATTGCTGCGATAGCCCTGTTCAGGTCTTTCGTGGAAGAAGGCGGCCTGCTTGAGACCGGTATTCAATTGAACATGTCCGATGTGTTCATCGGCCTTCTTATCGGGGGCGCCGTAACCTTCCTGTTCTCGTCATTCCTTATCAAGGCTGTGGGAAGGGCTGCCCAGATGGTCGTGGAAGAAGTAAGGCGGCAGTTCAGGGAAATACCCGGAATAATGGAAAAGAAGAACAAGCCGGAATATTTTAAGTGCGTTGACATAGTAACATCTGCCGCACAAAAGGAGTTGATCGGCCCGGCACTGCTTGCAATATTCACTCCGATAGCTGTCGGCTTTGCCCTTGGCACGGCTGCGCTGGGCGGTTTTCTTGCAGGAGCAATTCTGGTCGGACAGCTTTTGGCCGTGCTCCTTGCCAATTCAGGCGGCATTTGGGACAACGCTAAAAAAGCCATTGAGATGGGGATGCTGGGAGGAAAAGGTTCTGACGCCCACAAAGCCGCGGTCATCGGCGATACTGTCGGGGATCCGTTCAAAGACACCGCAGGCCCTGCCCTTAACCCTCTGATCAAGGTCATGAACCTTGTGGCGCTTTTGATAGTGCCGCTCATATTTCACGGGGTTTCTCCGGCGGTTAAGACCGTGATCATTACAGTGTCCGTGCTGCTGGTCATTCTTGCGGTCTATATGAACAAGAGGGGGAACGCAAAAAAGCAGTTGTAA
- the eno gene encoding phosphopyruvate hydratase, with product MKIEKVIGREVLDSRGNPTVEVDVITKNGTLGRAIVPSGASTGIHEALELRDGNKGRYLGKGVQKAVANVSKIEVKIKGLPVTSQFEIDAAMLELDGTENKSNLGANAILAVSLAAAHAAANGLGISLFSYIGGKKAAVLPTPMMNVLNGGAHAGWNTEFQEYMIAPTGAKSFKEALRMCAEVYHTLKGVVKAKGQPTTVGDEGGFAPALGTNEGALKAIVEAVEKAGYKPGEQINICLDPASSEFYKNGKYELKSEGRALSSEEMVDLYEKLASDYPIISIEDGLAQEDWEGWKLLTKRLGKKIQLVGDDLFVTNVKLLSKGIQEKAGNSILIKLNQIGSLSETLAAMEMARKAKYTSVVSHRSGESEDTTIADLVVATNSGMIKTGAPARTDRVCKYNQLLRIEEELGTEAKYLGLEAFANK from the coding sequence ATGAAGATAGAAAAGGTCATCGGAAGGGAGGTCCTTGATTCAAGAGGCAATCCCACCGTAGAGGTCGATGTCATTACAAAGAACGGCACACTGGGAAGGGCTATTGTACCCTCCGGCGCCTCCACAGGGATACACGAGGCACTGGAGTTAAGGGACGGGAACAAAGGCCGGTATCTCGGCAAAGGGGTCCAAAAAGCCGTTGCCAATGTTTCAAAGATCGAGGTTAAAATTAAAGGTCTGCCGGTAACCTCCCAATTCGAAATTGATGCGGCCATGCTTGAACTGGACGGGACCGAAAACAAATCAAATCTAGGCGCCAATGCCATCCTTGCCGTGTCTCTTGCCGCGGCACACGCGGCCGCGAACGGTCTGGGGATCTCGCTTTTCTCCTATATCGGCGGCAAAAAAGCTGCAGTGCTTCCCACCCCCATGATGAATGTGCTCAACGGCGGCGCTCATGCCGGATGGAACACGGAGTTCCAAGAATACATGATAGCCCCGACCGGAGCAAAGTCTTTTAAAGAGGCGCTGAGAATGTGTGCGGAAGTCTATCACACCCTTAAAGGTGTCGTAAAAGCAAAGGGGCAGCCCACGACCGTAGGAGATGAGGGCGGTTTTGCTCCCGCGTTGGGGACCAATGAAGGGGCGCTTAAGGCAATAGTAGAGGCCGTGGAAAAAGCCGGATACAAACCGGGAGAACAAATAAACATCTGTCTGGACCCCGCTTCTTCAGAATTCTATAAGAACGGGAAATATGAATTGAAGAGCGAAGGAAGAGCTCTTTCATCAGAGGAAATGGTCGATCTCTACGAAAAACTTGCTTCCGACTACCCGATAATCTCTATCGAGGACGGGCTTGCCCAGGAGGACTGGGAAGGCTGGAAGCTGTTGACCAAAAGGCTCGGCAAAAAGATACAGCTGGTAGGCGACGACCTTTTTGTTACAAATGTCAAACTTCTTTCAAAGGGTATACAGGAAAAGGCCGGGAATTCAATACTTATCAAGCTCAATCAGATAGGCTCCCTGTCCGAGACCCTTGCCGCGATGGAAATGGCAAGAAAGGCAAAATACACTTCTGTCGTGTCCCACAGGAGCGGCGAATCCGAGGACACCACTATAGCCGACCTGGTGGTCGCCACAAATTCGGGAATGATAAAAACGGGGGCTCCCGCCAGAACGGACCGTGTCTGCAAATACAACCAATTGCTCAGGATCGAAGAGGAACTCGGCACAGAGGCAAAATACCTCGGGCTCGAGGCCTTCGCAAATAAATAG
- a CDS encoding GNAT family protein has protein sequence MLRCYNVRMYAVNRLTQDFLDKHPKLYSMFGSCYFMLCGTTPHSYDLFRRTIFYGEKETAAFAAADTDTRRITAIIVFNQFGKENDSIFMHIIPVEGAPLDANGMSEVLKQIISEAVKKFDLNRIYSNVMDVEDFAKKALEKTGFCIEAEMKEQIFFKGQLRSVLVYVFSPKGQDNA, from the coding sequence ATGCTCAGATGTTATAATGTCCGCATGTACGCGGTAAACAGGCTTACTCAAGATTTTCTGGATAAACACCCAAAACTGTACAGCATGTTCGGTTCCTGTTATTTTATGCTTTGCGGCACCACTCCCCACTCTTATGATCTCTTCCGCAGAACGATTTTCTATGGCGAAAAAGAGACTGCCGCATTTGCAGCTGCTGACACAGACACAAGAAGAATAACGGCCATCATAGTGTTCAACCAATTCGGCAAAGAAAATGACTCCATCTTTATGCACATCATTCCAGTTGAGGGGGCGCCTTTGGACGCTAACGGGATGTCGGAAGTCTTGAAGCAGATAATTAGTGAAGCGGTAAAGAAATTCGATCTTAATCGCATCTACTCGAATGTGATGGATGTCGAGGATTTTGCGAAAAAGGCGCTTGAAAAAACGGGGTTTTGCATTGAGGCCGAAATGAAGGAACAGATATTCTTTAAAGGGCAGCTCAGGTCCGTGCTTGTATATGTTTTTTCCCCAAAAGGGCAGGACAATGCTTGA
- a CDS encoding GNAT family protein, with product MLEKIKIALRKADLGDVERICGWASSQDFVANLYDLETKDPKKLKARVIAMVEKSTSDPSDAIVMIAETPEKPVGMILYSRINWRSRNLHESTVIGEEDYKNKIYGLKFIHLMLDFAFNELGMHKISGYVYDFNARMSALLEGFGAIKEGYFKDFVKRGEKRYGATLYAFFDRDYPRFLKAISKY from the coding sequence ATGCTTGAAAAGATCAAAATTGCCTTGAGAAAGGCCGATCTCGGCGATGTGGAAAGGATCTGCGGCTGGGCATCGTCGCAGGATTTTGTGGCAAACTTATATGACCTTGAGACTAAAGACCCGAAAAAGCTCAAAGCCAGGGTGATAGCCATGGTGGAAAAAAGCACAAGCGATCCTTCGGACGCTATCGTTATGATAGCCGAAACACCGGAAAAGCCGGTCGGGATGATACTGTATTCCAGGATAAACTGGAGAAGCCGGAACCTGCATGAGTCTACGGTCATTGGAGAAGAGGATTATAAGAACAAGATATATGGGCTCAAATTCATCCATTTAATGCTGGATTTTGCGTTCAATGAACTGGGGATGCACAAGATATCGGGGTATGTGTATGATTTTAATGCCAGAATGAGCGCTCTATTGGAGGGTTTTGGCGCGATCAAAGAAGGATATTTTAAGGATTTTGTGAAAAGAGGGGAGAAAAGGTACGGAGCCACCCTATACGCGTTTTTTGACCGAGACTATCCAAGATTTCTCAAGGCCATTTCAAAATACTGA
- a CDS encoding histidine phosphatase family protein codes for MTTLILCRHGETGSNAAQIYQGQGDGKLTGKGIKQAKTLAKTLSKIKIDSVYCSDLSRSFVTASIVARSQKKPVIKDPRLKERFYGKWEGMRFDEIEKEYSSIYKIWMKHPDRARIPGVEPLKALQKRGVSAINSILSKNKGKTVLIVAHGGINRTILFHFLGIELNYFWRIKQDNCCINAVQIEEKTNTPKVLFVNYTPLEGKILKRLRGDIY; via the coding sequence ATGACAACTCTGATACTATGCAGGCACGGGGAAACCGGCAGCAACGCGGCCCAGATATACCAAGGGCAGGGCGACGGCAAACTGACGGGAAAAGGCATAAAACAAGCGAAAACGCTTGCAAAAACGCTTTCAAAGATAAAGATAGACTCCGTCTACTGTTCGGACCTCTCCAGGTCTTTTGTAACTGCATCCATAGTTGCCCGCTCACAAAAAAAGCCGGTCATAAAGGACCCCAGACTTAAAGAAAGGTTCTACGGGAAATGGGAAGGCATGAGGTTTGACGAGATAGAAAAAGAATACTCGAGTATCTACAAGATCTGGATGAAACATCCCGACAGGGCCAGGATACCGGGCGTTGAGCCTCTTAAGGCGCTTCAAAAAAGGGGGGTCTCGGCCATAAATTCCATACTATCAAAGAACAAAGGCAAAACCGTTCTGATAGTCGCCCACGGCGGGATAAACAGAACGATTTTGTTCCATTTTCTCGGGATAGAGCTTAACTATTTTTGGAGGATAAAACAGGACAATTGCTGCATAAACGCGGTCCAGATCGAGGAAAAGACAAATACCCCGAAGGTTTTGTTCGTCAATTACACGCCGCTTGAAGGAAAAATATTGAAAAGGCTAAGAGGCGACATCTATTAA
- a CDS encoding MFS transporter, whose protein sequence is MRAFESFRYKNFKIFWSFQIFSLAGTWMQMVAQGWLVYEITGSKLLLGVLNAIAGLPILFLTPFGGVIADHVNKKKLLWYTQLVFAMSSFLVGFLISTEQISFASLALITFVVGLANAVDSPARQAFVVELTEKKALPNAIALNSIAFNAARIVGPAAAGFIIGAFGIEDCFYLNAITFFIMMAGLVLIKGDFSPATKWTSGMLEPFFEGARYIYRDKKTLLLMVLVAFTSVFVMPYAVLMPVFAKDILKVGPQGLGLLMSAGGMGALLSAFMLAQYSSRINFIKYIVFSTIVVSLSLIAFSVSVSFILSCAFLAVLGWGIVSQAACVNTVLQKEVPDRMRGRIMGFYTLSFLGLMPIGGFQAGITAQYFGAPFALMIGGLFSLIPAFALAVRYGKG, encoded by the coding sequence ATGAGGGCATTTGAATCTTTCAGGTACAAAAACTTCAAGATATTCTGGTCGTTCCAGATATTCAGCCTTGCGGGCACCTGGATGCAGATGGTGGCACAGGGATGGCTTGTGTATGAAATTACGGGTTCAAAGCTGCTCCTGGGCGTGCTTAATGCCATCGCAGGGCTTCCCATATTATTCCTTACCCCTTTCGGAGGAGTGATAGCGGACCATGTGAACAAAAAAAAGCTCCTCTGGTACACTCAGCTCGTTTTTGCCATGAGCTCATTTCTGGTGGGCTTTTTGATATCGACAGAGCAGATCAGTTTTGCATCTCTTGCGCTTATAACTTTTGTCGTTGGGCTGGCAAATGCCGTGGATTCGCCGGCAAGGCAGGCATTTGTTGTTGAGCTTACCGAAAAAAAAGCTCTGCCCAATGCAATAGCGCTTAACTCGATAGCATTTAATGCAGCAAGGATAGTAGGCCCGGCAGCGGCAGGGTTCATAATCGGAGCTTTTGGGATAGAAGACTGCTTTTATCTTAACGCAATAACCTTTTTTATAATGATGGCAGGGCTCGTGCTAATTAAGGGCGATTTTTCCCCGGCCACAAAATGGACTTCGGGAATGCTTGAGCCCTTTTTTGAGGGAGCAAGATACATCTACAGGGATAAAAAAACGCTGTTGTTAATGGTTCTGGTGGCCTTTACCTCAGTGTTTGTTATGCCTTACGCTGTTTTAATGCCCGTCTTTGCCAAGGACATCCTAAAAGTAGGGCCCCAGGGGCTGGGGCTGCTGATGTCCGCCGGAGGCATGGGGGCACTACTCTCGGCTTTTATGCTGGCTCAATACAGTTCACGGATAAACTTCATAAAGTATATTGTGTTCAGCACGATAGTGGTCTCTCTGTCCCTGATAGCCTTTTCTGTGTCGGTATCTTTCATACTGTCCTGCGCTTTTCTTGCGGTCCTTGGCTGGGGGATAGTTTCGCAGGCCGCCTGTGTAAATACCGTACTTCAAAAAGAGGTCCCCGACCGGATGCGCGGAAGAATAATGGGGTTTTATACGCTATCATTCCTGGGGCTGATGCCTATAGGCGGGTTCCAAGCGGGTATAACAGCTCAATACTTTGGAGCCCCGTTCGCCTTGATGATAGGGGGGCTTTTCAGTCTTATACCTGCCTTTGCCCTGGCGGTCCGCTATGGGAAGGGTTAG
- a CDS encoding DUF5652 family protein gives MLGLSKEVWLFILIGWSLPWKGVALWKAARNGQTAWFIAILTINTLALLEILYLLFFQKKRSSDTEV, from the coding sequence ATCTTAGGATTATCAAAAGAGGTTTGGCTCTTCATTCTTATAGGCTGGTCGCTTCCCTGGAAGGGCGTGGCTTTGTGGAAGGCTGCCCGCAACGGCCAGACAGCCTGGTTCATAGCCATACTCACCATAAATACCCTGGCACTTCTGGAGATATTGTACCTGCTCTTTTTTCAGAAAAAACGCAGCTCTGACACCGAAGTTTAG
- a CDS encoding DUF5668 domain-containing protein, producing the protein MNKRYFWGGLVLLIGAILLLEAMGILSGNIWRYLWAILLIVIGFGIMFPDK; encoded by the coding sequence ATGAACAAAAGATATTTTTGGGGCGGGCTGGTTCTGCTGATAGGAGCGATCCTTCTGCTGGAGGCTATGGGTATCCTGTCAGGAAATATCTGGAGATATCTCTGGGCCATTCTGTTGATCGTGATCGGTTTCGGGATAATGTTCCCGGATAAGTAG
- a CDS encoding lysophospholipid acyltransferase family protein produces MGTSQDTSSHWRRLLKLDEPLPKDFEKHLAGFGSSLRPRIHGYLGKVAKRDFGLKGIGIENLPDRAPFIIASNHSSSLDFPAIYLSLPKELRKDVVVMYTSFFDRIFPIKMAIKALIDSFSVELDGNFWQALSMAARVLKYGKIVYIAPEGQRSWDGKLLPFKVGVGALSVETGIPVVPAYVKGAHEALPRGTVIPKKHPISVSFGKLIDPSSFAEKKSERPAYEVYRDFTQILRKEIVGLSR; encoded by the coding sequence ATGGGGACCTCTCAAGACACTTCTTCGCACTGGCGCAGGCTGCTAAAGCTGGATGAGCCGCTGCCCAAGGATTTCGAAAAACACCTTGCAGGATTCGGCTCATCGCTTAGGCCGCGCATCCACGGCTACCTGGGAAAAGTGGCAAAGAGGGACTTTGGCCTCAAAGGGATTGGGATAGAGAACCTCCCGGACCGGGCTCCTTTCATAATCGCTTCTAATCACTCCAGTTCGCTCGATTTCCCTGCAATATATCTGTCCCTGCCGAAGGAATTAAGAAAAGATGTAGTGGTCATGTACACTTCTTTCTTTGACAGGATCTTTCCCATAAAAATGGCCATAAAAGCACTGATAGACTCTTTTTCGGTAGAACTTGACGGCAATTTCTGGCAGGCCCTTTCCATGGCGGCAAGGGTCTTAAAATACGGAAAGATAGTCTATATTGCTCCGGAAGGTCAAAGAAGCTGGGACGGCAAACTCCTGCCTTTCAAGGTGGGTGTTGGAGCCCTTTCCGTAGAGACCGGCATCCCAGTTGTCCCCGCATATGTTAAAGGAGCCCACGAAGCTCTTCCAAGAGGCACCGTAATCCCCAAAAAGCACCCTATCAGCGTTTCTTTCGGAAAGCTTATCGATCCTTCCTCCTTTGCCGAAAAAAAGTCGGAAAGACCGGCCTATGAAGTTTACCGGGACTTTACGCAGATATTGCGCAAAGAGATAGTCGGACTTTCCCGCTGA
- a CDS encoding phosphopantetheine-binding protein — MSDIEKEIKGLVSKVVKIPEDKIDPNADLFKDLGVDSLLGVEIFAALDNKYHIDIPEQKLIKIKTLNDIIAIAKEQIK; from the coding sequence ATGAGCGACATCGAAAAGGAGATCAAAGGGCTTGTTTCCAAAGTGGTCAAGATACCGGAAGATAAGATAGACCCGAACGCCGACCTGTTCAAGGACCTGGGGGTAGACTCCCTGCTCGGGGTGGAGATCTTTGCGGCGCTCGATAACAAGTATCATATCGATATACCGGAACAAAAGCTGATCAAGATCAAGACCCTTAACGACATAATCGCCATAGCAAAAGAACAGATCAAGTAG